Sequence from the Fragaria vesca subsp. vesca linkage group LG4, FraVesHawaii_1.0, whole genome shotgun sequence genome:
TTAAGGTGAATGGATGACAAGTTCATTGATTAGGCATCATTACAATCAAAGATTAGTGTTGCCTACACACTTGATGAAATAATAGTAACCAAGAAAGAATCTTGTCTTCAATAAAACACCAAACTATCGGCCATTTTTGCCTCAGCTTGCAAACTCCTTTGATTGGGCAAGTCAAGTTGTTTGTTCAAGCTTCGGCTAAGGAATAAAAACCTTAATATAACCGACACTGGTATAGGCACGTTTTTGTGGCCTTCTCACCTGGTGGAATCATACCACCACTGTTTCCTATCTAGTTAGGTTTTCCAGATGGGTTAGTAGTTAATTGCTATCACCTTGGTATGGTGCGGTATTTTCTTTTGGAGTCGTGTCATCTAGATGACAAGTATTTGTTGTTTGTGCGGGATGATTTGGAGCGTAAGCTTAATGAAGAAGGCAACTTCCACTTGAAGAGAGTTGTAAGGAGTTGTAAACCCTCAAGATCCCAATTTCGCAATCATCGTATAGTGATAACATAAAGTTTGAGAGCCTCTACAACTCCCGTAGCCGGTCGATCATCTTGCTTTCCCTCTGAAAGCCTAAAACAGCTCTTGGAATTAAGCACCTTTCCAATGCCTAATGTCGCTCTAGCTGATGCGATAGTTGCATAGCTCCTTAATGCACTACCCTGACTTGGCACTTGACTTAACTTGCATTCGAGACAGAATGATGGTGCCTCCCCCTCATGAATAGCCAGCCCGCCCCTATGCGGCAGCCCTTACCTGCCTTGAACTACAGGAGCGGTCTTGCATACACACACATATGAAAATAAGGCCCTTTTTCGATAGTTCTTCTAGGCCTTAGTCAAAGAATTGACTAAATACTAGAGTACTGCTAACAGGGAATGCTACCTTGACTCTGCTACTTCGCCCACCAAGCAAGTTAACCATAACTCCAAGTCTTGTCTTGAAAACAACCTCTATGTGCCTTTAGTGCAACATTTCTCTAGTGTACTTTTTGGGTAATGGTAACGGGCTCCAGAGCATACCGGTATTCAGTTTCTCTTATCAACGTAGTCATTTCTGAACCAGTGATTGTTCAACCTGAACAAATAGATAAGACTAGGAAATGCCCCCTAAGGGAACAACCAGATAGACTTGCTAACCCCCTGCTAGGGAACCCGTGCTGGAGCAATGTAACTGGATTAGAAAAATGATATATTTCCACTTAGCTTAGCTATTGCTTGAAAGAGTCATTTCGATCCTTTCTTCTTTTTAGTAGGTGAAGCTGAGTGAACTCATACCCTTAGGGGGCAATCACTGAACACAGACTTAATCGGTTCTTTTATCCGTTTTAACTACCCTCAGACCGGACCTGTAGCTCTGGTGTTAGAACTTGGGTTTAAGGACGATAGAAGGCCTTAGCTGTTGGTTGAAAGAGTAAGCCTTCTTTTTTTTTTTCAGAGTCAAGTAGACTACTTTTTCAGTTAGGAGCTAGAAGCTTAAAAGCTGCTAGGGGCTAGGAGTTAGAGAGGAGGAGGGGGAAGAAGTCACTCGTATGAGTTGTTGTTACGGTTAAACTACCTAATTAATCTTGCTTCTTAGGATACACCATTAATTAGCCTATGGACCTTCATAAATAACTCGAGCTTCCTGAGCTAGGCGACCCTCAAATATGCAAAAGGAAGCCTAAATCAGACGAGTCTAAACCTGAAGAATAGATTGCATTTGTCAAACCCTAACCAGAGAAATAAACGTATGGTGACAAAAGTCATAAGCCGAATGTATCAAACAAATAGACGATTTTGTTCGGTTAATTCAACTTTTGATCAGTTAAGATTATGATCTACATTGACAAAAATATGTAAATAAAAAAGAGTCCGGACAAGTGCGTCCAGACTAAGTCGTACGGACGGACGCACGCAAGTATTTTCCTAATATGCCCACCACCCTAGAGTCGTTGGAGCGGTTTCATACAGCCCACACATGAGGTGATAAAGTGTGTAGGTATCAAAAGTCACAGGCAAGAATCTTAAATGCATAACAGAAATGCCGGAAGCAGTCAAGCGCGCAGCAATACAAGAAACAACAAACTGACAATACACAGGTAAAAGCAACACTATTTAAATTTCTTGATGAAGTCGTGAATGTGTTTGCTGATTTCGTCACCCTTTTCTTGGTTGATAAAATGGGCAACTCCTTCCATTATAACAACCTCTTCTAGAAAAGGCACGTATTTCTTGAACTCGCCATTGTGTATGTAATCCTTGGCGCCAAGAGAATTATAAACTAGGTCCTGGTCTCCCACAATGTACTTAACTGGAACTTTCACTTGAGCGCCAGTCCAGGGTGCAAGGAGTTCCCAATTTCTGCCAAAAAAAAGTAACCATTCACATTAGATTGAAATCTGGACACTAATTGTAAGCATCAAACGTTTAAGCAAAGTCGATCTGAAGTAAATACCGATCACTGTTCCGGTAGTAGTTTATGCCACCAGTGAAGCCTTTCTTCTCAAATTTGCCCACATAGTAGTTAACATCAGCCTCAGACAACCAACTTGGCAAGGCGATCGGAGAATCAGAGGGATGTCCAAAGCCTTTACCCTTAGGTAGGAAAAGTGGACCAGGATGGCGATATGTTAGGAATTCCCTAATAACTCTTGCAGTACCAATTTGTGCGAACTCGGCTTCTATCTCTCCAGGCTCCTGCAAGATTAGTAATTAAGCAATCCCTTGTATATATCATGCATAATCAAATCTATACCATCCCAATTCTTTTGTTTCTGAATTAAACATATACACCAACTTTTAGATTATATTTTTGAATCTCCACCGTTCAGTTTGTTAGTCCTTATATATATATATATAAATATATATATCAATTCTACAAATTTTCAGTCAATTTGGTGATTGTTAAGTTGTCGAACAAGATTAAATCAATAAACGAACCAAATATGCCAAACCTGAACCGTTCATGCTTATAATTATAAATTGTAGTTTTGAATGCCTTAACGATCACCAAAAATTCTGAGAATTTACAAAAGTGATCTACTCATATAGAACTACATATTGAACGATGAAAATGTGATTTTGTGATAAAAAAGTTGGTGTAATCCCCTATCCCTCATATATGTCAAAAAAAGAGATCTCGTAGTGGAATGGCCTTATATGTATAAAACTACATATTGAACGGTGAAGATGTGATTTTGTGATCGAAAAGTTAGTGTAATCTCTTATCCCTCATATATGTACAAAAAAGGGATCCTTTANNNNNNNNNNNNNNNNNNNNNNNNNNNNNNNNNNNNNNNNNNNNNNNNNNNNNNNNNNNNNNNNNNNNNNNNNNNNNNNNNNNNNNNNNNNNNNNNNNNNNNNNNNNNNNNNNNNNNNNNNNNNNNNNNNNNNNNNNNNNNNNNNNNNNNNNNNNNNNNNNNNNNNNNNNNNNNNNNNNNNNNNNNNNNNNNNNNNNNNNNNNNNNNNNNNNNNNNNNNNNNNNNNNNNNNNNNNNNNNNNNNNNNNNNNNNNNNNNNNNNNNNNNNNNNNNNNNNNNNNNNNNNNNNNNNNNNNNNNNNNNNNNNNNNNNNNNNNNNNNNNNNNNNNNNNNNNNNNNNNNNNNNNNNNNNNNNNNNNNNNNNNNNNNNNNNNNNNNNNNNNNNNNNNNNNNNNNNNNNNNNNNNNNNNNNNNNNNNNNNNNNNNNNNNNNNNNNNNNNNNNNNNNNNNNNNNNNNNNNNNNNNNNNNNNNNNNNNNNNNNNNNNNNNNNNNNNNNNNNNNNNNNNNNNNNNNNNNNNNNNNNNNNNNNNNNNNNNNNNNNNNNNNNNNNNNNNNNNNNNNNNNNNNNNNNNNNNNNNNNNNNNNNNNNNNNNNNNNNNNNNNNNNNNNNNNNNNNNNNNNNNNNNNNNNNNNNNNNNNNNNNNNNNNNNNNNNNNNNNNNNNNNNNNNNNNNNNNNNNNNNNNNNNNNNNNNNNNNNNNNNNNNNNNNNNNNNNNNNNNNNNNNNNNNNNNNNNNNNNNNNNNNNNNNNNNNNNNNNNNNNNNNNNNNNNNNNNNNNNNNNNNNNNNNNNNNNNNNNNNNNNNNNNNNNNNNNNNNNNNNNNNNNNNNNNNNNNNNNNNNNNNNNNNNNNNNNNNNNNNNNNNNNNNNNNNNNNNNNNNNNNNNNNNNNNNNNNNNNNNNNNNNNNNNNNNNNNNNNNNNNNNNNNNNNNNNNNNNNNNNNNNNNNNNNNNNNNNNNNNNNNNNNNNNNNNNNNNNNNNNNNNNNNNNNNNNNNNNNNNNNNNNNNNNNNNNNNNNNNNNNNNNNNNNNNNNNNNNNNNNNNNNNNNNNNNNNNNNNNNNNNNNNNNNNNNNNNNNNNNNNNNNNNNNNNNNNNNNNNNNNNNNNNNNNNNNNNNNNNNNNNNNNNNNNNNNNNNNNNNNNNNNNNNNNNNNNNNNNNNNNNNNNNNNNNNNNNNNNNNNNNNNNNNNNNNNNNNNNNNNNNNNNNNNNNNNNNNNNNNNNNNNNNNNNNNNNNNNNNNNNNNNNNNNNNNNNNNNNNNNNNNNNNNNNNNNNNNNNNNNNNNNNNNNNNNNNNNNNNNNNNNNNNNNNNNNNNNNNNNNNNNNNNNNNNNNNNNNNNNNNNNNNNNNNNNNNNNNNNNNNNNNNNNNNNNNNNNNNNNNNNNNNNNNNNNNNNNNNNNNNNNNNNNNNNNNNNNNNNNNNNNNNNNNNNNNNNNNNNNNNNNNNNNNNNNNNNNNNNNNNNNNNNNNNNNNNNNNNNNNNNNNNNNNNNNNNNNNNNNNNNNNNNNNNNNNNNNNNNNNNNNNNNNNNNNNNNNNNNNNNNNNNNNNNNNNNNNNNNNNNNNNNNNNNNNNNNNNNNNNNNNNNNNNNNNNNNNNNNNNNNNNNNNNNNNNNNNNNNNNNNNNNNNNNNNNNNNNNNNNNNNNNNNNNNNNNNNNNNNNNNNNNNNNNNNNNNNNNNNNNNNNNNNNNNNNNNNNNNNNNNNNNNNNNNNNNNNNNNNNNNNNNNNNNNNNNNNNNNNNNNNNNNNNNNNNNNNNNNNNNNNNNNNNNNNNNNNNNNNNNNNNNN
This genomic interval carries:
- the LOC101296769 gene encoding bifunctional epoxide hydrolase 2-like — translated: MEGVEHRTVRVNGINMHVAEKGQGQVVLLIHGFPELWYSWRHQIQSLASLGYRAVAPDLRGFGDTDAPADASSYTCFHVVGDLIALLDTVAGDQKKVFVVGHDWGALIAWYLCLFRPDRVKALVNLSVQYFPRNPQRKILESMKAAYGEDYHFCKFSEFLPGEIEAEFAQIGTARVIREFLTYRHPGPLFLPKGKGFGHPSDSPIALPSWLSEADVNYYVGKFEKKGFTGGINYYRNSDRNWELLAPWTGAQVKVPVKYIVGDQDLVYNSLGAKDYIHNGEFKKYVPFLEEVVIMEGVAHFINQEKGDEISKHIHDFIKKFK